The following are encoded in a window of Arachis duranensis cultivar V14167 unplaced genomic scaffold, aradu.V14167.gnm2.J7QH unplaced_Scaffold_165934, whole genome shotgun sequence genomic DNA:
- the LOC127743948 gene encoding RING-H2 finger protein ATL8-like produces the protein MTRMLRILQSATANNATTTTAIAAAVPPAEAASVESDFVVILAALLCALICVVGLIAVARCAWLRRVPVAGTGASPHQALANRGLKKKVLNSLPKFTYVDGDGAGAGNGADAGVRRKWTASSECSICLAEFAAGDEVRVLPQCGHGFHVACIDTWLGSHSSCPSCRAVLAVGRCQKCGQFPAVPNGATVVAIAGETELKSVVGNSNGNAGSNSRHASNDFLP, from the coding sequence ATGACTCGCATGCTAAGAATCCTCCAATCCGCCACCGCCAACAACGCCACCACTACCACCGCCATAGCTGCTGCCGTGCCACCGGCCGAGGCAGCCTCAGTCGAGTCCGACTTCGTCGTCATCCTCGCTGCGCTGCTCTGCGCACTCATCTGCGTCGTCGGCCTCATCGCCGTCGCACGATGCGCCTGGCTCCGCCGCGTCCCCGTCGCAGGCACCGGAGCATCTCCACATCAGGCACTCGCCAACCGTGGACTCAAGAAGAAGGTACTCAACTCGTTACCAAAATTCACCTACGTCGACGGCGACGGCGCCGGTGCCGGTAACGGTGCTGACGCCGGCGTCCGGAGGAAGTGGACAGCCTCATCGGAATGCTCAATTTGTCTGGCGGAATTCGCCGCCGGCGACGAGGTCAGGGTGCTTCCGCAGTGTGGCCATGGCTTCCACGTGGCATGTATTGACACGTGGCTGGGATCACACTCCTCCTGCCCGTCCTGCCGCGCCGTCCTGGCCGTTGGGAGATGCCAAAAATGCGGCCAGTTTCCGGCCGTTCCAAACGGCGCTACCGTAGTAGCAATTGCCGGCGAAACAGAATTAAAATCTGTCGTCGGCAACAGCAATGGTAACGCCGGAAGTAATAGCCGGCATGCTAGCAATGATTTCTTGCCTTAA